A DNA window from Halomicrobium mukohataei DSM 12286 contains the following coding sequences:
- a CDS encoding aldo/keto reductase: protein METRPLGDTGQDSTVVTFGTIALNWLEQEGADQLVEHVLDYGVNHFDVAPTYGDAELKLGPKLRQHREEIFLGCKTQERDYEGAWEMLERSLDRLGLDSIDLYQVHGLEYDDELDAITGDDGALRAFREAREEGLIDHIGLTSHSEPALVLDAIDRIDDLDSLMFPLNPVVAAKDDGDHDYEAVLDRAHAADIGTLGIKAFAAGSWPDTDDLPEADRPFANWYRPVTAPDEIRRRFDFAASQGLTSVVSAGDPKLVTMILEAAADYEEMDEAAQRSLIERVRHDDSPVPEQLHH, encoded by the coding sequence ATGGAGACACGCCCGCTCGGCGACACCGGTCAGGACAGCACCGTCGTGACCTTCGGGACGATCGCGCTCAACTGGCTCGAACAGGAGGGCGCGGATCAGCTGGTCGAACACGTGCTCGACTACGGCGTCAATCACTTCGACGTGGCACCGACCTACGGCGACGCGGAGCTGAAGCTCGGCCCGAAGCTCCGCCAGCACCGCGAGGAGATCTTCCTCGGGTGCAAGACCCAGGAACGCGATTACGAGGGGGCCTGGGAGATGCTCGAACGGTCGCTGGACCGCCTCGGCCTCGACTCGATCGACCTCTACCAGGTCCACGGGCTGGAGTACGACGACGAACTCGACGCGATCACCGGCGACGACGGCGCACTGCGGGCCTTCCGCGAGGCCCGAGAGGAGGGCCTGATCGATCACATCGGGCTGACCAGCCACAGCGAGCCGGCGCTCGTCCTCGACGCGATCGATCGCATCGACGATCTGGACTCGCTGATGTTCCCGCTGAACCCGGTCGTCGCCGCGAAGGACGACGGCGACCACGACTACGAGGCGGTGCTCGATCGGGCCCACGCGGCCGACATCGGCACCCTCGGCATCAAGGCCTTCGCCGCCGGCTCCTGGCCCGACACCGACGACCTCCCCGAAGCAGATCGCCCGTTCGCGAACTGGTACCGACCGGTCACGGCTCCCGACGAGATCCGGCGACGGTTCGACTTCGCGGCCTCACAGGGGCTCACCAGCGTCGTCAGCGCGGGCGATCCCAAGCTCGTGACGATGATTCTCGAAGCCGCCGCCGACTACGAGGAGATGGACGAGGCCGCCCAGCGGTCGCTGATCGAGCGGGTGCGCCACGACGACAGCCCGGTCCCCGAACAGCTCCACCACTGA
- a CDS encoding DUF58 domain-containing protein — MSRGRLLAAVGLVAFAVGVGALAAPGVFGLGVQRYAVVVIGLLAVAAAIRVVQGRRHSPRRRGETATPEELPAVASPGEELDAVLAAFDPTRYGTADRRRKQLRRVATEVLTRYRGDSEATASEAIERGTWTDDPVAAEFLADERSRLPLTDRLRTRLGGQSAYWQGIEHTARAIAETAGVDTDDRDGSPLPGLDGVVGSIDGRDAGLDRASAVADPTPTTRSTGHWRGISAAALAALGVGVLAERAGVVLVAVVGIAYAAAARQRTLSAPTLSVERTVEPADPEPDEPVTVTLTVTNEGEEAVWDLRLVDGVPPALSVVEGSPRLGTALWPGASATVTYEVAAERGRHEFGPAQVLVRTLSGSVEREQTVEPATTTEITCVPPLRPIDEPVPLRRQPTRHTGRVETATGGEGVEFFATRAYRSGDPLSRIDWNRHARTGELATLEFREERSATVVLVIDRDEAAAVGPSQRGQTAVQRSVDAASRLFATLLDDGNRVGIAALGARDCWLAPGAGDAHRVRGRELLATHPALAPGETPESVLPFGWLASLRSQLPGDAQVVLFSPLCSPAVATVARQLDAGGHLVTVVSPNPTTTASGAGQLATVARRFRIADLRAAGIPVVDWPWAQSLPVALARTRWSK; from the coding sequence GTGAGCCGCGGGCGTCTCCTCGCGGCCGTCGGGCTCGTGGCCTTCGCGGTCGGCGTCGGAGCGCTCGCCGCGCCGGGGGTGTTCGGGCTCGGCGTCCAGCGCTACGCCGTCGTCGTGATCGGTCTGCTGGCGGTCGCCGCGGCGATTCGCGTCGTGCAGGGACGACGCCACAGCCCCAGACGGCGCGGCGAGACGGCGACGCCGGAGGAGCTGCCCGCGGTCGCCTCGCCGGGCGAGGAGCTGGACGCCGTGCTGGCGGCGTTCGACCCCACGCGCTACGGGACGGCCGACCGCCGCCGGAAGCAACTCCGGCGCGTGGCCACCGAAGTGCTGACGCGCTACCGGGGCGACAGCGAAGCGACGGCCAGCGAGGCGATCGAGCGGGGCACCTGGACCGACGATCCAGTCGCCGCCGAGTTCCTCGCAGACGAGCGCTCGCGGCTCCCGCTCACCGATCGACTCCGCACGCGCCTGGGCGGGCAGTCGGCCTACTGGCAGGGCATCGAGCACACCGCTCGCGCGATCGCCGAGACGGCCGGCGTCGACACCGACGACCGCGACGGCTCCCCCCTCCCGGGACTGGACGGGGTCGTCGGATCGATCGACGGCCGGGACGCGGGGCTCGACCGGGCCAGCGCCGTCGCGGATCCGACACCGACGACGCGCTCGACGGGACACTGGCGAGGGATCAGCGCGGCCGCGCTGGCGGCGCTCGGCGTCGGCGTGCTCGCCGAACGGGCGGGCGTCGTCCTCGTCGCCGTCGTCGGGATCGCCTACGCGGCTGCCGCCCGCCAGCGGACGCTCTCCGCGCCGACGCTCTCGGTCGAGCGCACCGTCGAGCCGGCGGATCCGGAGCCCGACGAGCCCGTCACGGTGACGCTGACCGTCACCAACGAGGGCGAGGAGGCGGTGTGGGATCTGCGCCTCGTCGACGGCGTTCCGCCCGCCCTCTCCGTGGTCGAGGGGTCCCCGCGGCTCGGGACGGCGCTGTGGCCGGGGGCCAGTGCGACGGTCACCTACGAGGTGGCGGCCGAGCGCGGTCGCCACGAGTTCGGTCCCGCGCAGGTCCTCGTCCGAACGCTGTCGGGCAGCGTCGAACGCGAACAGACCGTCGAGCCCGCGACGACGACGGAAATCACCTGCGTCCCGCCGCTCCGGCCGATCGACGAACCGGTCCCGCTGCGCCGCCAGCCCACTCGCCACACCGGGCGCGTCGAGACCGCCACCGGCGGCGAGGGCGTCGAGTTCTTCGCGACGCGCGCGTACCGCTCGGGGGACCCGCTGTCGCGGATCGACTGGAACCGTCACGCCAGAACCGGTGAGCTGGCGACCCTGGAGTTTCGCGAGGAGCGATCCGCGACGGTAGTGCTGGTGATCGACCGCGACGAGGCGGCCGCGGTCGGTCCCTCACAGCGGGGCCAGACCGCCGTCCAGCGCTCCGTCGACGCCGCGAGCCGACTGTTCGCGACGCTGCTCGACGACGGCAACCGCGTCGGCATCGCCGCGCTCGGGGCTCGCGACTGCTGGCTCGCGCCGGGTGCGGGCGACGCCCACCGCGTTCGGGGCCGGGAGCTGCTCGCGACCCATCCCGCGCTCGCTCCCGGCGAGACGCCCGAGAGCGTCTTGCCGTTCGGCTGGCTCGCCTCCCTGCGGAGTCAACTGCCCGGCGACGCGCAGGTCGTCCTGTTCTCGCCGCTGTGCTCGCCCGCCGTCGCCACCGTCGCCCGCCAGCTCGACGCCGGGGGTCACCTCGTGACCGTCGTCAGCCCGAACCCGACGACGACGGCCTCCGGGGCCGGCCAGCTCGCGACGGTGGCGCGGCGCTTCCGGATCGCCGACCTCCGGGCCGCCGGGATCCCCGTCGTCGACTGGCCGTGGGCGCAGTCGCTGCCGGTGGCCCTGGCCCGGACGAGGTGGTCGAAATGA
- a CDS encoding ABC transporter ATP-binding protein encodes MSDEPLLSVRDLEVVFHTEREQIHAVDGVNFEIREGQTVGLVGESGSGKSVTARSILGLVDEPGRIEGGEILYRGEDLTEDNWADHRGDIAIVFQDPTNSLNPVYTIGNQIEEALRIHQDLRGRAATDRAIELLEDVGIPDAPRRVDEYPHQLSGGMAQRAVIAMALACDPDLLVCDEPTTALDVTIQAQILDLLAELQAEQDLAILFITHDMGVIEDATDWVNVIYAGEVVERAPTEALFDHPAHPYTRALLESIPGRTDPDERLPTIEGEVPTPTGPATDCRFAPRCPEAFEDCRSVAPEHVSLDGDRSAACLLHDPARSDGGERQ; translated from the coding sequence GTGAGCGACGAGCCACTGCTGTCGGTGCGGGACCTCGAAGTCGTGTTCCACACCGAGCGCGAGCAGATCCACGCCGTCGACGGCGTGAACTTCGAGATCCGCGAGGGCCAGACGGTCGGCCTCGTCGGCGAGTCGGGGTCGGGCAAGTCCGTCACCGCCCGGTCGATCCTCGGACTCGTCGACGAACCCGGCCGGATCGAGGGCGGCGAGATCCTGTACCGCGGCGAGGACCTCACCGAGGACAACTGGGCGGACCACCGCGGCGACATCGCGATCGTCTTCCAGGACCCGACAAACTCGCTGAACCCCGTCTACACGATCGGCAACCAGATCGAGGAGGCCCTGCGCATCCACCAGGACCTGCGCGGCCGGGCAGCGACCGACCGCGCCATCGAGTTGCTGGAGGACGTGGGGATTCCTGACGCACCGCGACGCGTCGACGAGTACCCCCACCAGCTCTCGGGCGGGATGGCCCAGCGGGCCGTCATCGCGATGGCGCTGGCCTGTGACCCGGACCTGCTCGTCTGCGACGAGCCGACGACGGCACTGGACGTGACGATCCAGGCCCAGATCCTCGACCTGCTCGCGGAGCTACAGGCAGAGCAGGACCTCGCGATCCTCTTTATCACCCACGACATGGGCGTCATCGAGGACGCGACCGACTGGGTCAACGTCATCTACGCGGGCGAGGTCGTCGAGCGTGCGCCCACCGAGGCGCTGTTCGACCACCCGGCCCACCCCTACACGCGGGCGCTCCTGGAGAGCATTCCGGGGCGGACGGACCCGGACGAGCGCCTCCCCACCATCGAGGGAGAGGTACCGACGCCGACGGGACCGGCGACCGACTGCCGGTTCGCGCCCCGGTGTCCCGAGGCCTTCGAGGACTGTCGCTCCGTGGCCCCCGAGCACGTCTCGCTCGACGGGGATCGGTCGGCAGCGTGTCTCCTCCACGATCCGGCCCGCAGCGACGGGGGTGAGCGACAGTGA
- a CDS encoding DUF7519 family protein — protein MTGIDRSPTRTGSALAVLAALVALAAVGAFSWIALAVGGVGVGLVLAGVALARHDAVSTGAAALFVGVLAAGVQGAPVTALLVGAVATVLAWDSAGTAIDLGAQLGRSATTVRIELVHAGGTALVGGLAAAIGWSTYQLGLGSQSLTVPVFLLVAALCLAGALAARGR, from the coding sequence ATGACCGGGATCGACCGATCGCCGACCCGGACCGGCAGCGCGCTCGCGGTGCTTGCCGCCCTCGTCGCGCTCGCGGCCGTCGGGGCCTTCTCGTGGATCGCACTCGCCGTGGGTGGCGTCGGCGTCGGACTGGTCCTCGCGGGCGTCGCCCTCGCACGACACGACGCCGTCTCGACCGGGGCCGCGGCGCTGTTCGTCGGCGTCCTCGCGGCCGGCGTCCAGGGCGCACCGGTGACGGCGCTGCTCGTCGGTGCCGTCGCGACGGTCCTGGCCTGGGACAGCGCCGGGACGGCGATCGACCTGGGGGCACAGCTCGGTCGGTCGGCCACGACTGTCCGGATCGAACTCGTCCACGCCGGTGGGACGGCGCTGGTCGGCGGCCTCGCCGCGGCCATCGGCTGGTCGACCTACCAGCTCGGTCTCGGAAGCCAGTCCCTGACGGTCCCCGTCTTCTTGCTCGTCGCGGCGCTGTGTCTGGCCGGTGCGCTGGCGGCGCGGGGCAGGTGA
- a CDS encoding class I SAM-dependent methyltransferase produces MAVPSTVTTALADRPVEGRRCLEAGAGVGNATAGLLDAGAERVYAVTNDRAHARTTRERVADGDTRSDRLAVLESDLRTLALADDSIELITAHGLCNVLDPAELSAVAATFRRVAAPGCHLVIDDYAPLPETAAVRELFAVENAAAELATGGPALTFYPPDALRRCFVGGGWSFDRERTLLDPVPWTADHLSAHAVAARDHAAGCPGDLGDRLAARADRLATAIGSESAGRMYSLAFRLSA; encoded by the coding sequence ATGGCCGTCCCCAGCACGGTCACCACCGCCCTCGCGGACCGCCCGGTCGAGGGCCGACGCTGTCTGGAGGCCGGTGCCGGCGTCGGCAACGCGACCGCCGGACTCCTCGATGCCGGTGCCGAGCGGGTCTACGCCGTCACGAACGATCGGGCACACGCCCGGACGACCCGCGAACGGGTGGCCGACGGCGACACGCGCTCGGACCGACTGGCCGTCCTCGAATCGGACCTGCGAACGCTGGCGCTGGCCGACGACTCGATCGAGCTGATCACGGCCCACGGGCTCTGTAACGTCCTCGATCCCGCCGAACTGTCGGCGGTCGCGGCGACCTTTCGCCGCGTCGCAGCGCCGGGCTGTCACCTCGTGATCGACGACTACGCTCCGTTGCCCGAGACGGCCGCCGTTCGCGAGCTGTTCGCCGTCGAGAACGCCGCCGCGGAGCTTGCGACCGGCGGGCCGGCGCTGACGTTCTACCCGCCCGACGCGCTCAGACGCTGCTTCGTCGGTGGGGGCTGGTCGTTCGACCGCGAGCGGACGCTGCTCGACCCGGTCCCCTGGACCGCGGATCACCTGTCGGCCCACGCTGTGGCGGCCCGCGACCACGCGGCGGGCTGTCCGGGGGATCTCGGCGACCGGCTGGCAGCGCGTGCCGACCGACTCGCGACGGCGATCGGCTCCGAGTCGGCCGGTCGGATGTACAGCCTCGCGTTTCGGTTGTCGGCGTGA
- a CDS encoding inositol monophosphatase family protein has translation MSDPDALALRAARAGAERAHDLFRRDLAVETKSGKTDVVTRADREAQAAVAAVVDDADADATLVGEEAAAAKSVPETGRAWVVDPIDGTHNYVRGGRCFTTSVSLVADGEPVAAANVLPAMDDTYRTVDGGVALNGTPVTTSDRTDPERAIVCPTIWWPMDRREEYARATRAIVERFGDLKRPGSAQAALGRVAAGELDGVITNVETNPWDTIAGVHLVREAGGRVTDLDGDRWTHDARGLVASNGPLHDAVLDAARAIDGA, from the coding sequence GTGAGCGATCCGGACGCCCTCGCGCTCCGGGCCGCACGGGCGGGTGCCGAGCGCGCACACGACCTCTTTCGCCGCGACCTCGCCGTCGAGACGAAGTCGGGCAAGACCGACGTGGTGACTCGCGCCGACCGCGAGGCACAGGCGGCCGTCGCGGCGGTCGTCGACGACGCGGACGCCGACGCGACGCTCGTCGGCGAAGAGGCGGCGGCGGCGAAGTCCGTCCCCGAGACCGGTCGCGCGTGGGTCGTCGATCCGATCGACGGGACCCACAACTACGTCCGCGGCGGGCGCTGTTTCACGACGAGCGTCTCTCTCGTCGCGGACGGCGAACCAGTCGCCGCGGCCAACGTCCTCCCGGCGATGGACGACACTTACCGGACTGTCGACGGCGGCGTCGCACTGAACGGGACACCGGTCACGACGAGCGACCGGACCGACCCCGAGCGAGCGATCGTCTGCCCGACGATCTGGTGGCCGATGGACCGCCGCGAGGAGTACGCCCGCGCGACGCGGGCCATCGTCGAGCGGTTCGGCGACCTGAAGCGTCCGGGCTCGGCACAGGCCGCGCTCGGGCGGGTCGCGGCCGGCGAGCTCGACGGCGTGATCACGAACGTCGAGACGAATCCCTGGGACACGATCGCCGGGGTCCACCTCGTCCGCGAGGCCGGCGGGCGCGTCACAGATCTCGACGGCGACCGCTGGACCCACGACGCGCGCGGACTGGTCGCGTCGAACGGCCCGCTCCACGACGCGGTGCTCGACGCCGCACGGGCGATCGACGGAGCCTAA
- a CDS encoding aldose 1-epimerase, producing MGYFDDRPSVSTDFTYRGMDAAILENEHLRVLVLPGKGGDILEFRDKRTDVDVLYHADYQWDPPGDRVIPSTEMTWNEHYPGGWQLNLPVAGGPMSIPGNHYDHHGESALIPWDATVTRDDDDAVTLELSTRLRRYPFAVTRELTLPADESSLLVAESVTNEGEYELEYAWQHHVALGRPLIGPDARLDVPAGESYIDDYPEGHETNRLAGDQHFEWPTAEAVDGEDVDLTAFPPTDSEIHDQAYLLGVDEGWYAVTNSELDVGFALSYPAEHFESLWYWQAFGGMDESPFWGRNYTAGLEPTTAYPGHSYPEAQRENGTMKTLEPGETVSVELTASTYGGRERVTGVENGVVE from the coding sequence ATGGGATACTTCGACGACCGGCCGTCCGTCTCGACGGACTTCACGTATCGCGGGATGGACGCCGCGATTCTGGAAAACGAGCACCTCCGCGTGCTCGTGCTCCCCGGCAAGGGTGGCGACATCCTGGAGTTCCGCGACAAGCGCACCGACGTGGACGTGCTGTACCACGCCGACTACCAGTGGGACCCGCCCGGCGACCGCGTCATCCCCTCGACGGAGATGACGTGGAACGAGCACTACCCCGGCGGCTGGCAGCTGAACCTGCCGGTCGCTGGCGGCCCGATGTCGATTCCGGGCAACCACTACGACCACCACGGTGAGAGTGCGCTCATTCCGTGGGACGCGACGGTGACGCGGGACGACGACGACGCCGTCACTCTCGAACTCTCGACGCGTCTCCGGCGGTACCCCTTCGCGGTGACCCGAGAGCTGACGCTGCCGGCCGACGAGTCGAGCCTGTTGGTGGCCGAGTCGGTGACCAACGAGGGCGAGTACGAACTCGAATACGCCTGGCAGCACCACGTCGCGCTCGGCCGGCCGCTGATCGGTCCCGACGCGCGCCTCGACGTGCCCGCGGGTGAGAGCTACATCGACGACTACCCGGAGGGCCACGAGACCAACCGCCTGGCGGGCGACCAGCACTTCGAGTGGCCGACCGCCGAAGCCGTCGACGGTGAGGACGTCGATCTCACCGCGTTCCCGCCGACCGACAGCGAGATCCACGACCAGGCGTACCTGCTGGGCGTCGACGAGGGGTGGTACGCCGTCACCAACAGCGAGCTCGACGTCGGCTTCGCGCTGTCGTACCCGGCCGAGCACTTCGAGTCGCTGTGGTACTGGCAGGCCTTCGGCGGCATGGACGAGTCCCCGTTCTGGGGCCGCAACTACACCGCGGGGCTCGAACCGACGACGGCCTACCCCGGCCACTCGTATCCGGAGGCACAGCGCGAGAACGGGACCATGAAGACCCTCGAACCGGGCGAAACCGTCTCCGTCGAGCTCACGGCGAGTACGTACGGCGGGCGCGAGCGAGTCACTGGCGTCGAGAACGGCGTCGTCGAGTAG
- a CDS encoding ABC transporter ATP-binding protein produces MTAREDPVVSVQSLKTYYHDDSIVGAKPPVRAVDGIDLDIREGETVGLVGESGSGKTTLGRTIIGLADATDGVVEADGQDVTEFDAEQARDWQRRVGMVFQDPEESLNDRMTIGEIVQEPLKAHDWPVLTVAVEGDATVRGSGVRPAEPDETVDLTVGLDGDVTVRDELPLSADAVTAAVDRSGDAPTVDVTVEKSRAEIRRDRAFDLLDRVGLSEEHFYRYPHQFSGGQRQRIGIARALALEPEFVVLDEPVSALDVSVQARIINLLEDLQDEMGLTYLFIAHDLSVVRHIADRVAVMYLGNVVELGPTESVYADPHHPYTVSLLSAIPGSGSPWTGERITLRGSPPNPRDPPAGCPFATRCPAKIRPDDYDLPERTWRALDELRVVFRTRARAEASAAETIKRLIGLDVAGQDLRETVSDLLADHDLPPAAQSTVDAAVELAAGGDDDAAAEQLREAFGSRCDREHPEPYDGGEDRTSQCLRQEAEYDGVAETIRARQEDEP; encoded by the coding sequence GTGACGGCCCGCGAAGACCCCGTCGTCTCGGTCCAGTCGCTGAAGACCTACTACCACGACGACAGCATCGTCGGCGCGAAACCGCCGGTGAGAGCCGTCGACGGTATCGACCTCGACATCCGCGAAGGCGAGACGGTCGGGCTCGTCGGCGAGTCAGGTAGCGGGAAGACGACGCTCGGGCGGACGATCATCGGGCTCGCGGACGCGACCGACGGCGTCGTCGAGGCCGACGGACAGGACGTGACCGAGTTCGACGCCGAACAGGCCCGCGACTGGCAGCGCCGCGTGGGCATGGTGTTTCAGGACCCCGAGGAGAGTCTCAACGACCGAATGACGATCGGCGAGATCGTCCAGGAACCCCTGAAGGCACACGACTGGCCGGTCCTGACTGTCGCCGTCGAGGGCGATGCGACGGTCCGGGGCAGTGGTGTCAGACCGGCCGAGCCGGACGAGACGGTCGATCTCACGGTCGGCCTCGACGGCGACGTGACGGTTCGGGACGAACTGCCGCTGTCGGCCGATGCGGTCACCGCCGCCGTCGACCGGAGCGGCGACGCGCCGACGGTCGACGTCACCGTCGAGAAGTCTCGTGCGGAGATCCGGCGCGACCGGGCCTTCGACCTCCTCGACCGGGTCGGGCTCTCCGAGGAGCACTTCTACCGGTACCCCCACCAGTTCTCCGGGGGGCAGCGCCAGCGTATCGGCATCGCCCGCGCGCTCGCGCTCGAACCGGAGTTCGTCGTCCTCGACGAACCGGTGTCGGCACTGGACGTGTCAGTCCAGGCCCGGATCATCAACCTCCTCGAAGACCTGCAAGACGAGATGGGGCTGACCTACCTCTTTATCGCCCACGACCTCTCGGTCGTGCGCCACATCGCCGATCGCGTCGCGGTGATGTACCTCGGCAACGTCGTCGAACTGGGGCCCACGGAGTCGGTCTACGCCGACCCCCACCACCCCTACACCGTCTCCTTGCTGTCTGCTATTCCGGGGAGTGGTTCCCCGTGGACCGGCGAGCGAATCACGCTGCGCGGCTCGCCGCCGAACCCCCGAGATCCGCCCGCCGGCTGTCCGTTCGCGACGCGGTGTCCGGCGAAGATCCGGCCCGACGACTACGACCTGCCCGAGCGGACCTGGCGCGCCCTGGACGAACTCCGCGTCGTCTTCAGGACGCGAGCCCGCGCCGAGGCGTCCGCGGCCGAGACGATCAAACGACTGATCGGGCTCGACGTGGCCGGTCAGGACCTCCGGGAGACCGTCTCCGATCTGCTGGCGGACCACGACCTCCCACCGGCGGCCCAGTCGACCGTCGACGCGGCGGTGGAGCTGGCTGCCGGCGGCGACGACGACGCGGCGGCCGAACAGCTCCGAGAAGCCTTCGGGTCGCGGTGTGACCGCGAACACCCCGAGCCCTACGACGGCGGCGAGGATCGAACGAGCCAGTGTCTCCGCCAGGAGGCGGAGTACGACGGCGTCGCCGAGACGATCCGGGCCCGCCAGGAGGACGAGCCGTGA
- a CDS encoding sodium-dependent transporter gives MATRDSWVSNVGFVLASVGSAAGLGNLWRFPWLTAGNGGSAFLLVYLLIVVGVGVPGLLAEFVLGRLGRQTPVGALRSLTGSRWGSVLGGFNVLTTLVILSFYSVVGGWILRYLLVSPVGAYFDQPQQYFGAVNYGLEAVGFHLLFLGIVAGIVFFGVSGGIERVSKVMLPGVVLLLVGLAAWTATQPGTADGYAFYLGFDADYLAANFLGVLGPAAGQALFTLSLGAGVMLTYASYLDEDASLPRDTLVIAISNTVIGVLAGLVVIPLLFSQGIDPGQGGPGALFVALARAFASLPGGTVVATVFFAAVLMAAVTSAISLLETPVATLVDTVGVPRRRATALITALLAATGSGLALASSVFEFVSGTLADLLLTVGLFAFLAIVAWLLRGEALAEFRAGAGRFDALAVPWLLTVSWVLPVVVLFSLTNTLATLAGVSLGLGGRAGVAVLGTVGCRLAVGTRSGDETSVVDG, from the coding sequence ATGGCTACACGTGACTCGTGGGTATCGAACGTCGGATTCGTGCTCGCCTCCGTCGGCAGTGCGGCCGGGCTTGGGAACCTCTGGCGGTTCCCGTGGCTGACGGCCGGCAACGGCGGGAGCGCGTTCCTCCTCGTCTACCTGCTCATCGTCGTCGGCGTCGGCGTGCCGGGACTGCTCGCGGAGTTCGTCCTCGGCCGACTGGGTCGACAGACCCCCGTCGGCGCGCTCCGGTCGCTGACCGGCTCGCGCTGGGGGTCCGTACTCGGTGGGTTCAACGTCCTCACGACGCTCGTGATCCTCTCTTTCTACTCGGTCGTCGGCGGGTGGATCCTCCGCTATCTCCTGGTGTCGCCGGTGGGCGCGTACTTCGACCAGCCCCAGCAGTACTTCGGGGCGGTCAACTACGGCCTCGAAGCCGTCGGGTTCCACCTGCTCTTTCTGGGGATCGTCGCCGGAATCGTCTTCTTCGGCGTGAGCGGCGGCATCGAGCGCGTCTCGAAGGTGATGCTCCCCGGCGTCGTCCTGTTGCTCGTCGGCCTCGCGGCGTGGACGGCGACACAGCCCGGCACCGCCGACGGCTACGCCTTCTACCTCGGGTTCGACGCCGACTACCTCGCGGCCAACTTCCTGGGCGTGCTCGGACCGGCCGCGGGACAGGCGCTGTTTACCCTCTCGCTCGGTGCCGGGGTGATGCTGACCTACGCCTCGTATCTGGACGAGGACGCGTCGCTCCCGCGTGACACGCTCGTCATCGCGATCTCGAACACGGTCATCGGCGTCCTCGCGGGACTGGTCGTCATCCCGCTGCTGTTCTCGCAGGGGATCGACCCCGGACAGGGCGGCCCAGGGGCGCTGTTCGTCGCGCTCGCACGGGCGTTCGCGTCGCTGCCGGGCGGGACCGTCGTCGCGACGGTCTTCTTCGCGGCCGTGCTGATGGCCGCCGTGACCAGCGCCATCAGCCTGCTGGAGACGCCGGTCGCGACCCTCGTCGACACCGTCGGCGTCCCGCGACGCCGGGCGACGGCCCTGATCACGGCACTGCTGGCGGCCACCGGCAGCGGGCTGGCGCTGGCCAGTTCCGTCTTCGAGTTCGTCTCGGGGACGCTCGCGGATCTGCTGTTGACGGTGGGCCTGTTCGCCTTTCTCGCGATCGTCGCCTGGCTCCTGCGTGGCGAGGCGCTGGCGGAGTTTCGCGCCGGAGCCGGTCGGTTCGACGCGCTCGCGGTGCCGTGGCTGCTGACGGTCAGCTGGGTGTTGCCCGTCGTCGTCCTCTTCTCGCTGACGAACACGCTCGCGACGCTGGCGGGCGTGTCGCTGGGGCTGGGCGGGCGAGCGGGCGTCGCCGTCCTCGGCACCGTCGGCTGTCGGCTGGCCGTCGGCACGCGAAGCGGCGACGAAACGAGCGTCGTGGACGGGTAG
- a CDS encoding DUF4129 domain-containing protein: MSRDRLRDAALGLLAVVAVALTARTLPTARQREPGGDGAGGAGIGEGGGIPARSTEPLPQLLDVPLLAELIALLAVLFALVALWGLYRHWRALFRVAVPVLVLSLVLAVLLQGVPFDPLPKPSSGGVPATDNVSVGAGGGGSTATEPSVLSIALVVVIAVAVVGVAVAANRRPADRDDRDDRTDPDDDGTRAAVAVGRAAGRAADRIEETAAVDNEVYRAFREMTARLDVADPETTTAREFERVAVESGLSADDVAALTDLFERARYDDYEIDGDDERRAVELLRRIESRYAEGEP; this comes from the coding sequence GTGTCACGCGACCGACTCCGAGACGCCGCCCTGGGACTGCTCGCGGTCGTCGCAGTCGCACTGACCGCTCGGACCCTCCCCACGGCCCGCCAGCGAGAGCCCGGCGGTGACGGGGCGGGCGGAGCGGGGATCGGCGAGGGCGGCGGCATTCCCGCACGCTCGACCGAGCCGCTTCCCCAGTTGCTCGACGTGCCCCTGCTCGCGGAGCTGATCGCGCTCCTCGCCGTCCTGTTCGCACTGGTCGCTCTCTGGGGGCTGTATCGGCACTGGCGCGCGCTCTTCCGGGTCGCCGTCCCGGTCCTCGTTCTCTCGCTGGTACTGGCTGTCCTGCTACAGGGCGTCCCCTTCGATCCCCTCCCGAAGCCGTCCAGCGGCGGCGTCCCCGCCACCGACAACGTCAGCGTGGGTGCGGGCGGCGGCGGCTCCACGGCGACGGAGCCGTCGGTGCTGTCGATCGCACTCGTGGTGGTGATCGCCGTCGCGGTGGTCGGGGTCGCCGTCGCCGCGAACCGACGACCGGCCGACCGCGACGACCGCGACGACCGGACCGACCCGGACGACGACGGGACGAGGGCGGCCGTCGCGGTCGGGCGGGCCGCCGGTCGAGCGGCGGACCGCATCGAGGAGACGGCCGCGGTGGACAACGAGGTCTACCGCGCCTTCCGCGAGATGACGGCCCGGCTCGACGTGGCCGACCCGGAGACGACGACGGCCCGCGAGTTCGAGCGCGTCGCCGTCGAGTCGGGGCTGAGCGCCGACGACGTGGCGGCTCTGACCGACCTCTTCGAGCGGGCCCGGTACGACGACTACGAGATCGACGGGGACGACGAACGGCGGGCGGTCGAACTGCTGCGCCGGATCGAGTCCCGGTACGCGGAGGGCGAGCCGTGA